Part of the Pyrobaculum calidifontis JCM 11548 genome, ACCGGCATATTTATGAGGCCTGCTCCAAACGCCACAACGCCGACGGCTCCGCCAAACGCCGCGACTAAGACAAAGGTCAGCAGAGTCTTCTGCAACTCTGTCTTGTACTCGCCCCTCCTCCACAGCACCAGGGCATAGGCAATGAGGAAGCCTATGGGCAAGACCTCTAAAGTGGACATGACGGCGCCTACGTACATCCAGAGAGTGGGCTGGCCGCCCCAGTAGTAGTGGTGCGCCGTGCCTATCATGCCCGTGGCTATTTCAAGCGTCGCATCTAGCCCAGCCGCCGCCACGGCCATCTTTGGTGGAACCATGCCCGCTATCACTAAGAGGATGAGGAGTATGGGTATCACTATGGCGGGCCAGAAGCCCTCCACGAAGGAGTGTATCAAGATCCAGCGGAAGTACTCGTCGATTGTGAAGTGAGGCCACGGCGCCACCACCGGCAGCGCCCCCACAACGGCGCCGAACGCGGTGCCGCCGAGCGCAATCGCCAGTATCTTCACCAGCGGCTGTATGGGCTCCGGCGAAGTCTTCGAAGCCCTCCACACAGCGGCCGATAGGTAGAAGAGGAGGGCCGCAATTAGGAGGAGCCAGAAGGTGCCTTGGTTAACCACGGGCCGCCCCTGTGAGCCAAAGATAAACCACCACGGGTCCGGGATTAGCTGGAGGTAAGACGCCCAGACCCCGAGCAGCACGCCCAGAGCCGCGAAGGCCCCGGCGCCCAATATGGCCAAGGCCCTGGCCTTGGACAATTGCACGCCGAGGTAGGGCAAGACAAACAGCGCGAAGGACACCCAAGTCACCACGATCCAGAGAATGGCCAAGTTGTAGTGCAGAGCCCTAGCCACGTTGAACGGCAACACGGAGTTAATTCCAGCAATCCCGTAGAGAGAGGTGGGCTCTGTGTACTTGTGCATTAGGTAGCCGCCCAGTAGTCCCTGTATTGAGAGCCCCAACACGGCGAGTGCCATGCCGAGGAGGGCCACCCTCTGCGCGGGGCCCGGAGGCGGGAGGTCGAGGGCGATGCGCGGCTCTCTCCAGTAGTCCAAGAACTTTATAATTATGTAACCCGCCAGCGGCATTATGGCCAGCAACAACACGAAGAAAGTGACCCAGGTGGAGGTCGTCACGTGGATATTCGGCGACAAGATGCCAGGCATGTAGGGGAACCCATTGGTGTAGTTAGCCATGGCCACCAACACGCCCCAGGTAAAGAAAGCAGCAATCTTCCTGACCTCATCTCTGTTGGTTATGAGGTTGGGCCTCAGCCCCACCTCCTCCGCCCTTGGCCCAAAGTACTGGGCGTAGAACTCTACCACGTCGTTGAAGGCCTTGCCGAACTCGTCGCTTACCACAAAGGTCCCAGAGGGCGACGAGGCGAAGGCGTACGGCGGCGCCTCCACCCTAGGCGTCATGAGGCGCCTCACGTCCTCGAAGGCGGCCCCCCTCAAGTTGGCAATCTTGTCCGCATATATCTTCATGGTGTAGGCCACATAGTCAATGCCGAAGTAGCCCCCGAAGCCCAAGAAAGAGCCGTAGTCCAGTAGGCCGTACTTCTGAGCCAGCCTCTTGCCCTCAATCACGTCGTTGCCCGTGAAAAGCACAGCCCCGCTCTTAGTCACCACCTTGTCCGGGATTGGAGGCATGTTGTAGAAAGTCCACACGGCCATGGCCAAATACACCACGTACACCAGCACCGTCACTCCCAACACCAGGAGAGACCACCCGTTTCTCATGGCCCACACCTACCTTGGAAGAGAAAAGCGCAGTGGTTACACCCCTTAACCCCACTATTTAAAAACTGTCCAAATAGGGCCGTGGACCCCGTACAAGCAATCTACATCACAATAGCGAGGGCCCTGGACCAGCCCGAGAAGGCGCTTGAGGCAAGGCGCGACGTGGAGGAACTGGCCCACGCCCTGGGGCTGGAGGAGGTGGCCCAGTTCTTCAAAGAGGCTGAGGGCATAGATGTGGAAGACCACCGCATATCTCTCTTCGAACTTGCGCCCAAGTGCCCCCCATACGCCGGGTATTACGCGCTTGGGGAAGACAGTAGGGAGAGGGGGTGGTACATGCACCAAATCCTGACCTATTACAGAGCCTTTGGCTTCGACATGGACGTGAGGCGGGAGCTCCCGGACTACCTCCCCGCCATGTTAGAATTCCTCGCCGTGTCAAGGAACGTGGACGACCTAGGCAGAAAGCTGATGAGGAAGGACTTCTACAGGAGGTTTATAAAGCCCTGGCTAGACAAGTTTGTCCAATGTCTAGAAAAACAAAAGAGCCCCTACAGACACCTGGCCCACGCCCTTGTAAAACTGTTAAAAGAAGATTTTGAGACTACTGAGACTACTTGAACTCTTCCCTCGCCAGGTAGTACAAGTACGCCATCACTGCCACTATAGACAAGGCGAATACGCCGGTCCAAACGGCGCTCTGCAACATCCACGTCCTTTCCACTGGGTCCTCTCTTAGTGCCGTTAAATCCCTTGGGCTATTGGCAAATGTATTGTACACACCGTTAATGTATGTCAAGCCGTAGTTTAACAAGACCATTCCAATGGCCACAATAAGCGCCAATATGAGTAACGCAGTGGCCCTATTCATGGCCCTCCCTCTTAGAAATCTCCATGTAATACTGCACGGCCATAATCCCAATTATAAACGACGCCGCGGCTAACTGGCCAGCGGCCACACGCTGGTAGAGGACTCCCTTCTCCACCCAGGCGGGGTCGGGCGGGAAAGAGGCCGCGGAGTAGTAGGCCATAATTATGTTGGCGGTATAGGCAAAGAGTGCAAGCAGAGCAAGCACAGATATTAGCCCCACTGCGGTAGACGCGGCCCTGCTAACGTAGCCTAGCGCGAACACCAACACGGCCGCCGGCACGGCGATGCCAGCCGTCAGCCAGGCAAGGACTGTGGGCTCCATACTCACCCAACGGGGGTAGGAGTGCCTACGTATGGCACAGCGCTGTCAGGGGGCACCACAATCCTTGTAAACGGCGTAATCTGCTTAGGTATGTCGACTATGAAGCCCAGCACTGTGCCATAGCCAATCACGGCCATGTACAATATGGCGATCAATATCCAAACCCACCGCTCAGACACCGACACGCCGCCCCTTCTGTCGAGCAGAGGCACAACTAGCGCAAAGAGCACCAATAGGAATGGGAGACCCACAGATATGAAGGGATCAATCATTTTCACATAGGTGTAGTACCACATGACAGGCCAAGGCGGCCGCACACCCGTCGGCACTCCTTGGCCAGGCGCCCAGGGCTCCAGCAGCGGCTGGGGGAAGAAGGCCACCAGCAACAATAGGAATGATATCTGTAGAAACACTTGGCCAACCATAAGCGCAAATCTGTGGGGGTAGAAGGGCTCTTTGTCCTCCACCATCTTCTGCCTAAGCGCCTCGTTTTTCACTGGGGGAGGCGACACGCCGCCGTATAAAATGCCCTGGATCTTCAAGCCCAAGAGGATCAAGATCACCGCTGGCACTATGAGGATGTGTAAGACGTATACCATCTTGACCACCTCGTTTGTGGGATAGTTAGAGCCCAGTAGGGCAATTATGGTACCCCCCACGGGGATGCCCAAGTAGTCGAAGTAGCGGAAGAGGTTAAGCCCAATCATGAGCGCCAAAATGCCGTCGAGGTGGAGCGGGAGTATATAGCCCAGCACCGCCTGGTTTATGGTGAGGACACCCAACAAGACGCCGAGGAACCACAAGGCGCCCCCTCCCCTCCTCTTATACGCGCCTAGGACAAACTTTGCGAAGAAGTGCACAAGCGCCGCCATTATCATGAGGTAAGCCGCCCAGAGGTGGAACTGCCGCAGGATAAAGCCGAACGGGGTGAGATACACAATCTTGTACACGCTTAGATATGACCCTGTGGCGCTCACTTCGCCGCCTTCTACGCCGTAGAGCTGATCCCACTTCATTATGGCAGAGGCAGGTATCTGCCGCACATCGAGCGAGGGGGTGTACAAGAGGGCTAGGAAGAAGCCGGTGAGGGCCAGGAGGAAGAAGCTCACAGCGGCTACGTCGCCGAACCAGTAGAGCGGGTTTATGTTGGAGTAGCGGGGCACCGGGTGTTCTAAGAACTCCTTTAAGTGGAAGCGCTCCAGGATCAACTCCCAGAGCTTAACCAGCGCCCTCATATGTGCGCCACGAGGGGATACACTACTCCATCTTTCACCGCCACCACGATAGACCTAAGCGATCTAACAGCTGGGCCGCCAGATACGTACATTTCGAGAAATCTGGCGTTGCCGCACCCCTCCGGCTTGTTGCACACGGTGAACACGCTTCCGTGACATGGACAATTAAAGCCTGTGAGATACTTACCCCCCATGACGTTGAGAGGACAGCCGAAGTGTGTACAAATTGCCACGTAGGCCGCTGGGTACTCTTTTCCGTCTGTTGCTCTGATTAATCCGAAGACGGCTGGGATAGCCATGCTGTTTACGCGTATCAGCTTAAACACGGGGCCGTTGCGCAACTCGTCCAAGGGGACGCCGAGCTCCTTCGGGCAAGAATTCACATCTTTGCATATCTCCACTTTTACGGCGCCGGTGGTCTCCGGCTTTACGTATCCAGCCCTTCCATCAATAATTGACGCGACTAGGGGAGTCGCCAACATGCCCGCGCCCACTGCTGCCGTGGTGCCAATGAGGATCTTTATAGTGTTCCGTCTATTCTCGTCGACCATATTACTTCGAGGCGGCCATTTTCAGCATTTCTACTAGGGCTGGGACGTATTCCTTGTCCCATTGGTCGCCGTAGAGGGACTTGTAGGCGGCTATCTGCGCAGTCATTGTTGTTGCGTCTCGTGGGGGCTGGGTGAGGAATTTGGCCAACAGCTCCGCAGCCTTGGCAGGGTCTGAGGCGGGGTTTTGAAGGCCGTTGTCCCGGTAGAATTTCCCAAGCCACTGTGTGTCAGAGAAGAGGGCCTTACTCAAGTCCGGCCCCACATTCCCCCCAGACACGCCAAGAGACTTAATCGAGTGACAAGCCACACACCCCACATCCTTGAAATAGGAAAGGCCCTTGTTGGCCAACTCGGCGTTGTAAGAAACAGACGGCCCACCCGCAGGCGGGCCCGATGTCTGAGTCTGCTGAGTCTGAGTAGCAGTCTGCGGGGGCTGTGCGGTAGCGGCTGGTGGAGGTGCTCCAAGGCCTAGTAGTGAGAATGCGGTGGCAACGGCTATTATCACCGCGCTTAGTACTATTAACAGAGAGATCCAAGGTAACCCCTTGGACGGAGGAGTTGCCAGCCGAGTTGTTAGCATAAAGCACCGAATTGAACCGTTTTTAAACATTGTAACCGAAAAAGTTTTTGACTATTACATTTTCGCCTTTAACGTTTAAAAACGGTTCAATTTACGCCCTATTCTGTCTCTGGTCTTTGGCCAGTAGGTAGGCTGAGAGAGCTATGACGGCGGCTGAGAGGGCGTAGAGCTCGGAGATGAGGGGGACTGGCTTCACGGCGGCTACCCAAGCCCCGTGGGCCTTGGCCAAGTAAAGCGCCACTTGAGTGAGGTTTCTAGCGCCCACAGACGCCAAAACTGCATACGCGGCGCCTGCGTTGCATTGGCTCAGCAGCTCTCTGACGTAGGCGGCCGTGGCGGCGTCCCACATGGCCCCTCCCACGGTCTCCATGGCGGGCGCGAGGACTACGTTGTAGCCGACGAGGGGCTTGTACACATCGGCCACCCCCACCACCAGCCCGCCCACGCCCTTGAGCCAGCCCGACGCGTCGTAGCGCGCCGTAAACACGGCGTCGGCCCCGTCCACGTAGACGCGGCCGCGGAAGTCCACGCCCCTCGGTAACACGTTGTCGCCGCCACCGCACTCCAAAAATCTGCGGACGGCGCCTGGGTTGACCGACAGCGCCTCGACGAGGTCTAGGGGGGCGGGGAAGACTACGGCGGTGCCGTTCCTCTCCACTTCCACCACGGGGACGGCGCCGACCCGGCCCAGCTCCCTCCCGCCGCTCCACACTACCACATACTTTACCCCGGCCAAGTCCACTACCGTGTAGTTCAGCCCGCTCAAGGAGAAGACGCCACCGACGGCCTTGACATAGGCCGTGTAGTTGGGCAGAGCTGGCAACGCGGCCGTGGGAGGCACCTCCACCGCGACGGAGTCGACGGCGGCCGTTACCTCCAGAGCCAGCTCGGCGGGGTACGGCCAGCTCCACAGAGTGACGTAGCGCCCGCCTGGCTCCACCGGCGTGAGTTTGTAGTAGGCCTGGCTGTAGGAGAAGGGCCCGCTCACGGCTATAGCCGCCACCAGCG contains:
- a CDS encoding nitric-oxide reductase large subunit; translated protein: MRNGWSLLVLGVTVLVYVVYLAMAVWTFYNMPPIPDKVVTKSGAVLFTGNDVIEGKRLAQKYGLLDYGSFLGFGGYFGIDYVAYTMKIYADKIANLRGAAFEDVRRLMTPRVEAPPYAFASSPSGTFVVSDEFGKAFNDVVEFYAQYFGPRAEEVGLRPNLITNRDEVRKIAAFFTWGVLVAMANYTNGFPYMPGILSPNIHVTTSTWVTFFVLLLAIMPLAGYIIIKFLDYWREPRIALDLPPPGPAQRVALLGMALAVLGLSIQGLLGGYLMHKYTEPTSLYGIAGINSVLPFNVARALHYNLAILWIVVTWVSFALFVLPYLGVQLSKARALAILGAGAFAALGVLLGVWASYLQLIPDPWWFIFGSQGRPVVNQGTFWLLLIAALLFYLSAAVWRASKTSPEPIQPLVKILAIALGGTAFGAVVGALPVVAPWPHFTIDEYFRWILIHSFVEGFWPAIVIPILLILLVIAGMVPPKMAVAAAGLDATLEIATGMIGTAHHYYWGGQPTLWMYVGAVMSTLEVLPIGFLIAYALVLWRRGEYKTELQKTLLTFVLVAAFGGAVGVVAFGAGLINMPVINYYLHGSQATMVHAHLAMPLAYGVPSMLMWVVAFTLAGAFSAAQLKRLRVAVVVMAVGFYIQVLLSLMLLATAQFTTTTQWGYWASKAIFAPDGTPAFWMRPDVQTFVWLRMIGDIVAAAGIAVFLIYIVKGLPKALRG
- the narJ gene encoding nitrate reductase molybdenum cofactor assembly chaperone, which encodes MDPVQAIYITIARALDQPEKALEARRDVEELAHALGLEEVAQFFKEAEGIDVEDHRISLFELAPKCPPYAGYYALGEDSRERGWYMHQILTYYRAFGFDMDVRRELPDYLPAMLEFLAVSRNVDDLGRKLMRKDFYRRFIKPWLDKFVQCLEKQKSPYRHLAHALVKLLKEDFETTETT
- a CDS encoding cytochrome b, whose product is MRALVKLWELILERFHLKEFLEHPVPRYSNINPLYWFGDVAAVSFFLLALTGFFLALLYTPSLDVRQIPASAIMKWDQLYGVEGGEVSATGSYLSVYKIVYLTPFGFILRQFHLWAAYLMIMAALVHFFAKFVLGAYKRRGGGALWFLGVLLGVLTINQAVLGYILPLHLDGILALMIGLNLFRYFDYLGIPVGGTIIALLGSNYPTNEVVKMVYVLHILIVPAVILILLGLKIQGILYGGVSPPPVKNEALRQKMVEDKEPFYPHRFALMVGQVFLQISFLLLLVAFFPQPLLEPWAPGQGVPTGVRPPWPVMWYYTYVKMIDPFISVGLPFLLVLFALVVPLLDRRGGVSVSERWVWILIAILYMAVIGYGTVLGFIVDIPKQITPFTRIVVPPDSAVPYVGTPTPVG
- a CDS encoding QcrA and Rieske domain-containing protein, which gives rise to MVDENRRNTIKILIGTTAAVGAGMLATPLVASIIDGRAGYVKPETTGAVKVEICKDVNSCPKELGVPLDELRNGPVFKLIRVNSMAIPAVFGLIRATDGKEYPAAYVAICTHFGCPLNVMGGKYLTGFNCPCHGSVFTVCNKPEGCGNARFLEMYVSGGPAVRSLRSIVVAVKDGVVYPLVAHI
- a CDS encoding cytochrome c family protein is translated as MLTTRLATPPSKGLPWISLLIVLSAVIIAVATAFSLLGLGAPPPAATAQPPQTATQTQQTQTSGPPAGGPSVSYNAELANKGLSYFKDVGCVACHSIKSLGVSGGNVGPDLSKALFSDTQWLGKFYRDNGLQNPASDPAKAAELLAKFLTQPPRDATTMTAQIAAYKSLYGDQWDKEYVPALVEMLKMAASK